AATATGATGCTTTATATGCTTTTTTTCTAACCTGTTGTCGCTGAACCCGATAGCCTCGCTCTCTGCCTGGTCCGCCATTACAGGAAAATGTAACCACTGTCTTCCTGGAAACGCCcctaagtgttttttttactcttcctATTGGCTGACGTGTGCTGTCAATCATAGCGAAAGCCACGCTGTGTgggttctgattggctgatcagTTCCCGTAATAAGTTTGGCTCAGCGTTCATTGGTCCGCTGTGTCCAATGTATCATGATGTCTTTGTTCAGTCAGTGAGCGGACTGTGGTTGATAGGACTGAAATATGGGCACTTGATATGACCAGTTATCTGTCTTTACTGTACTGGTGGTAGGTATGGTGTACTCTGTTGGGATTTTGTGCGTCCACTATTGTAAGAAATGGTGGAAAAAAGTATGGTATCCTTGAGGGTCATTATATTGTCATGTAGTGCAAGGTGCATACAGAAAagacaaatcaaaaacaaatgacCAGAAAGTCATCTTTTTTAATTGTCcataaataatgtcattttggGTGAAGCTTTCAAGATGAGGGACATTTGGGAAAAGCCATTCAGAAACATCAAGCCATAGAGCTTCACAATACATgcattggaaaaaaagaaatgatcagTAGTTTCAGTATCAtcacaggaaacacaacaaCTGCCATTGGTTAATAAAACTTCTTATCCACTGTGGTGcatttggagagagagagagagagacaggtgcaGCTGCTTTATAACCAAAAGGGGGTTAAACCAAATTCCTTCATTAAAGAAAGTATCAAACCATCATCCAGCAGAAGAGCATGATCAGCTGGAGACTACGCTCACTGTCATGcaaaactgacagactgagtaATTCATTTGTCCCCAGGGCCGTACAACTTTATAATCTGGCAATAAAAGGACCCCCACAGCCACAGCCTGGACTAAattcactaaattcactttaaattgtatattgcactatattttatttaatttaattttaattttaattttaattttaatttgatcactttatcacacagcctcagcctttgctgtttttcttatttagtatttagtatttagtatattgtattttgtattttgtaattaattttttAGTATATCGTTCTTTGATGCAAAGCAAACTGCAGTGAAGGAAACATAATCTACTTGTTACTAATTTATTGATGTTGGAGGCAGAGCCTACAgcacctttaaccctcctgttgtcctcaggtcaaggaaggacgggaggaagggaggaggggaggaaggaaggaaggaaggaaggaaggaaggaaggaaggaaggaaggaaggaaggaaggaagggagtaaggagtaaggaaggagggtgggaggaaaggaggaaggaaagaaggaaggaaggaagaaagaaagaagagaaggaagggaggaaggaaggaaggaaggaaaggaagaaggaacgaaggaaggaaggaaaggggacggaagtaaggagagaaggaagggaggaaggaaaggaggaaggaaggaaggaaaggaggaagggagggaggaaggacaggaggaagtgaggaaggaaggatggaaggaagtgaggaaagaagtatggaaggagtagggagcaaagaaagagggaaggaggaaagaaagaaggaacagtcaaaagagatggggtcaatttgacccgggaggacgacaggagagTTAACATTACTGTAATGTAAAGCTGATAAACTGGACggttaaaataatattaatgtcaatttaaaaaaacatctgctcCACTTCATTGTATTTAACAGATTATTTGATTCTGCACGTCATATATGATCCTCGCTTCTTTTTAACGGTAACAAGTGTCATATGAGGATACAATGATccaactgtagactgtagtcaACATGTTAGATGTGgcttaaaaaaggaaaacacaatatAGACTTAAGCTTAAGTAGTAAAAATATTGAAAACCCACTTTTTTAGACTACACCTCATGCTAACgtaaacacctttaaaaaattactttaattactttaaaatgttcaaggtaacaataatatattatttatcagCATATTATTAAAtccaaacatgacattttattttatatcataacGTATTATACAATAACAGCAGACCAACAGGGACAGTcacagaacattttattttaccatgAAACCAAATGCAGACTAATCCTCCGAAATATAGCTGTATTATGTCTGAAAGTCTCCTAGAGCAGTCCCACGACGTCGACGTCATCCTCACATTTAATTTGCACATTGTTGTTAGCTGAAAACTGCGGACTGGCGCCAGTATCAGGCTGTCCGAGGCTCTCTAATGTCATGGTGGATCTAATGAGGACTTCAGCTGGCGGATGCTCCGACTGCATGAATTCCCTGGTGAGGCTGCTCAGAGCGGTCTCTCCCCTCTGCTGGTTGTGGTGATTCGTCACTCCCTGTAGAGGGCCGCTGGCATTTTGGCATCTgtgtaaaaaactgaattaaagcATGCAACAAGTCAATTAGAAAAGGGtcctttaataaatgtgttaaattgtgtCTGAGCTGTGAATTCCTCCTATTCTTCTATAATACAGTAAATGTTGTAAAAATGATCCATCTTGATAATGTGCATGTAAGAACAAAGCTGGCTGTAGAATAAAACTGAGGACGCTGGTGTGTTGAAACAAATGTGTTCCTTGCTCGCTACCTTGACGAGTGGATCTGGACCCTGGAGTGTGGACCCATTGGATGATATGGACAAATAGATGGGTAGGGATAGTAGCCCACTGTGTAGGGCATCATGGTGAGACATGGGTACACGGGTACACCCAGCAACTCGGACTGAGCTGGAGGCATGGCTTGTGggacaaaaaaggaaatgtcaCGGTCCTGTCCTCCTTCTGGTCCTGCTCTCTGTCCTCCTTCTGGTTCTGCTCTCTGTCCTCCTTCTTGTTCTGCTCTCTGTCCTCCTTCTGGTCCTGCTCTCTGTCCTCCTTCTTGTTCTGCTCTCTGTCCTCCTTCTGGTCCTGCTCTCTGTCCTGCTTTCTGCCCTGCTTCCTGTCCTCCTTCTTGCTCTGAGGTAaaactctctctgtctttcttcttcagAGGCCGAAACTCATAATCTGAGCCACAGTAAGTGAAAGTCGGAGGTTTACCATCCAGATTCATACTGATAATACATCCTGAACTTACAGTAATATTAATTATCCTCTAAGTGACTGACATTTAGCTGTGTAATGGTTCTTACCAGGGAATCGCTTTCTGTGGATGTGTTTCAATTTGTCAGACACTTCAAAGTAGGGCCTCTTCTGTTCCTGACTCAGTCTGGACCACTCGCAGCCCAGCTGAATACTGATGTCTGTCATGCTGGCTTCGGGGAAGGCTTCGTGCAAGGCAGCCCGGTGGATGCGAGCCCACACCATAAAGGCATTCATCGGCCGTTTAATGTGTCCATTCTTGTCCTGGCCAGTCTGCATCTGCTTCAGATCTGAGAGAGACATGTGGAGGAAAAGTTACTCATCATTTAGAAAAAGACTCCCATAGAAATCTGTAAGATAATACATTTGTCTTCATCACCCCTGGTCTTTGGGAGCACTGTACCTTCCTCTGTTGGCTGAATAGTAAAATTGATGACTGGACATCCGAGACCAGGTGAGGTTGGGGTTAGGTGGACTAGATCTGGGGTCAGCGGTTCTCTAGCTGCAGTGACCTGTCTCCTGGTGCTCTGGAGTGGGAATAGTAGCTCAGAAGTGTGGGCATGCATCAAGAGGTTGTTTTTCACCTCCTGTCTCAAAAACTAATGCAAGGCAACATACTTTTATGTACAgatcaataaaaacatggagTGATCTTCCATCAGACATCAGACATTTAACaagtaaaaaggtttttaaaaagaggtTAAGGAAATAGACTACCTCAGGGCAAAAAAACCAGCCCCtctattagttttttttttttttacagaatatGTGACTATATGATCATTAAGGAGGAATTTCCTTGTTTCATATAGCCACTATGTTGTTGTGCAACTCCTGACTATTTATAGTGTGGGTGTAGTGGTCCCTGTGGGTATACTCTCaattttgcccttttttaacgCAGCCCAGAAAAACGCCCTGTTTTACAAACAGTGACTACTCTGTTTAGTTTACCCAAAGATCCGTCAGTAGTATTTGCTCATTGTCAAATAatttctgctgcttgatctcagggaggaaggattatGAAATTACTAAACCAATACAGGCCCACAGACTTGTGAGAGACAGCTATGCATTTTGAGTGAACTATTAGTCCATCTACACTGTGGATGGACTAAGGAATAAGGAATGACACCTATTCTCTCACTTGGCAAGTCAGTAGTTTATTTTGTAAACTGTCTTTTTTAACAGCTCATTTGCAACAGATAGTGTGGGCCAGATGTGCCACTATTATAAAATTAACATGACTTGatcaggagcagtttgtaggtattaatggtcacacaggcagcctgcatgaatgtacaatataaatgaggcaaacatggtgttttagttattttttgaacatttatttaaataaaatacttcagatctgaatttgacaatgcatccttgttcatatttcaccttagatttaaaaaaaaacaaacacatatcattctcttccacacatcaaaatcaatcagataaactcaaaagtGCTTTCTTCACCATCCTAGGAAGAAAATGGGCAATTTGGCTCGCAGATACTACTGAAAGATAAGTATACCCTGGACTACACCACTGGGTACTTGTGATTGTTTCTGTTATTGTTAGTAGATTTGTTATAGATTCATTGTTTGCTTTTGCTCACTATTTACCATTCATTTTAGTACACTATTGTCTTGaataatgatgtaattattACTTGTGTGGACCCCAGTAACCCCACCGTCCTCAAACCGGAAGTTGTAGACCGTCACTTTACGCAACTAGCCAATTGCGAGGTATAGTGGCTAATGGGGATCACTCACCTTGGCTGATACACCTTGATGAAGGGCTTTGtcaaaaaaagtagaaaaagggGGTAGCTTTCCGTTTCCAGCGTCAAACGTTGCGGTAAATGGTGCCGCCGCGTAGTTTGCGTTTTCCCGGCTCAGCCTCTGAAAGTAGCCCCCGTCTCCGGCCTGACAGAGCCGCCGGTCCCGGTCCGGTGGTCTGGTGGTATACGGACTGTAGTCGGGGTCACGTTCTTCAACAGTTTCTCGGTGTCTTTTTCTGTGCCACCTGTCCATTGTTTTTCCACTGCCGTGTTAACTTTTGGACCGTAGGAGCCAGATTTGAATGTAATGTGTTGTTTGATCCGGACTGTGATGAATTAAAAACCgcttgttgtcatggcaacagaaCGTTTAGGAAACTGAACAGTGTCTAAGTAGGGTGGATTAGGACCACGTGGGACATTGattaatgtgggacaactaggCTCCAGTgcattgatctttttttctattcagttattttaaagctaactaagTTATATTTTGTATAACATTACACGTGAACATTCAGGCTTCTAGTTTTTTAACGCAGAAGGCAAAACATCATGAATTCCAACAAAATTAAAAGACCAAATAATATGCAGTGGCGGTTCTAGCTTGAATGACGCCCTGGgcgagacccccccccccccaaaaaaaaagaagtcaaatgacaaaaagatgCCAGTTATCTCAGGATCCTGAGATAACTAAGTCGGGATCCCGAGATAACAAAAAGTTATCTCGGGATCCCGACTTACCTATCTCGGTAGAAGTCTTAAAGTTGTCAAAtcttaaataatgaatatatatatatatattcatttttaaagattttttccggcatagacacctttattttagcagtagacagacagtaaacatgggagagagaggggggtgtgacatgcagcaaaggacctcaaGTCGCGATTCGAACCGGGTCGGCTGCATATATGGCATGCACTCTAAcgactcgaccacctgcacgccttaaataatgaattaaaaaaaataatggaacCAGCCTTGAAATGATCCACCATTGGTTAGTTTGTAATTGCATAATGTAAACTCACCCTTGGTGTATAAAACCCCCAATTCTCAGACATGCAGAGGGCATGGTAGCTTTGGCCCTGTCCAGGATCAAATGTAAAGCAAATATCAGAAAGACCACGAGGACAAACTTTTCCACACTTACAAAAAACGACAAAACATTATACTTAatgttataatttaatttaatgtcgAATGAAGTACAGAAAATAGAGAGTACAATCAAATGAAATTAGCTGtactgaaaaagaaacaaaaacatgattccTCTGAACTAAACAATGTTATTAGTAGCTCTCCCATATGAACATAACCTTACAAGTGaactaataaaatattaaactaacAGCTATGGAATCATCTTTTTtgagaataacaaaataaagatttGGTCATTTGGAGTGCATTGCctcagaaaatgacaaaagGCTCTGCTTAGCTGTGTTTGCAcatcaaacaaagaaaactatccatacacaaagtcacacacactcattcactcatttttCACTTCACTCAAGACCCTCAAACCCCTTCGATTTGTCTAAACTAGCCAGagaaatcatttattaaaactCAACTCAATTCCTCCAACTTATCTGATCCATGTTGAATGTGGCGGTAGTCATTTTCTGATCCACAGTTTGTGAGGTGTAGACCTGCATCCTTTACACCAGCAGATCATTAAGTTAGCTGCAAGATGAAAAATGTTTGCTGCAAACTAATACTCTGTGATTAAAAGGAGCATTGCTGGCTTGTGCCCCAAATTCTGCTATGTGGCAATGCTTTAAAAACGGAAGAAATTTCAAAGATTGTGATGTTAAATCTTGTAGATAAGTGATTGTTTCCCCTCTTTTCCCACAGCCAGTGTCCTGCCAGTGATAGCTTGGAGCTTCAAAAACATTATTCTGTAATGCTATTCAGTAAACTGTGTCTGTATGCGAAAGTAGAATAGATCTGAGAGAGGAAAATATCAGTGAATAGTATTCTGAGTACAATACTGACTGACCCTTTCATCAGGCATTAATCTGACAGAGGAATCTAAAAAGTGACATAACACAAGGAGCCAAACAGTATTTTAGGGACAATTGTCCTGAGAAGTTCAAGGCTTCACTCATGTTGTCTTTCACATATCTACAAACCCTTCGGTGTCTTACTGTGCATCCGTCTAGTATAAACCGCTACAAGCCCgatgaaaagagaggagaggggagacaaagagaaaaagcttGTAATATGCAATTCCATCTACCCTAATATGGCTCAAGAGGAATAATTATGACCATATATACCCATCCTGCACTCTGTTGGAGGAGTGGAGAATGTATTCTGTATACTCCTGATACTGtaactgtttaaatgtttgcacAAAAAGCGAGATAAAGTAATAGAGTCACTCCCTGGGAATAATGTAATGGCTTAACTTCTGCGACTTAATTTCActgaaatgatataaaacatatatcATGCTGCAATGCAAAATTAAGGCAGCTATGCCATTTTGATTTGAGTCAAGTTTACTGATTTTTAACTCGGTGTCATAACAGACTTTTTGTAACGAAGGGGGGATGTATGGAAGTTCATATATAAAACAGGTAAAGAACAAAATTCTTTCATCGCAGGAAAGTAATGACTCAAGGCTGTGGGTTGGCACCTTCTCTGCTCATTGGGTGCCctctgtgtgacatcatttcACACATCAAGTGACCACTGGGTAAGGGGTACCAGTGGGCGCTCTCCCCTGCCTCCAAATCACGTCAACAGACCGAGATGGTGAACGATCACTGGCTCGCCAAAAAgagcagaagcagagagagaagattCATGCAAAGTTGTCTTCAAGTACAGCAGTCCTTCTGTGATTCACCTTCTCCAAACTTCAGtcatgcacactcacactcacacgaTTATTTGCACTCCTTCATTTCCCAAAATTGCCAAAGTTAGCGAAGGCATCTTGTTTGGGCTGACCAACAGCTGGAGTGATGGAGTGTGTGAGGCCCATACCAACTCCTGGCACTCCCATGCCAGTCATACCACCCATCATCACGGGAGCTGCCATGCCCATATTCATGCTCATGTTCATTCCCATCATGCCTTGGTTTACAGGAAGTCCCCCCATTCCCATGGTCCCTGTGGTCATCGAAGGTGGCATACCCGTTGTCATTGAAGCCGGCATGCCAGTTGCCACTGACGTAGGCATGCCCATCATCATGGTATTACCAGCCATCATGGGATTGGCTGGTGGTCTGATGGGTGTCACATGGGGCGGGGAGCTGAGGTTCAGTCCTCCGAAGTTCTGGGCCAACAAGTTGACGGGAGGCACTCCTGAATAGACACATAGGGACAAGAAGGAATTAAGGTAGGTCCTTACCAAGaactataacaacaacaataaatacatagttTTAAAAATTCTTCTATCTCAACTGGATGGCGGAGTCCACACCACAACAATAACCACATCAATGGTGGCGAACGATATCGTTGGGATTACTTTCAGAGCACTAACATCGTCATTGTTATAGTTCTTTGTGTGGACGGGCCTTtaatctgctttgttttttctaatCTGACCAGtctaatttaaacattttatactcTGAATGTTCTCTGACATCAACATATCACACTTAATCACTTCCTGACTTATCctctctttaaaatgtttagacAAAACATAAAACCATAGTAATTAATATGTTCTCTTTGAAGTAAGAGTAAAATTAgtacagaaaatgaattataGTACGGCACCGTACCTTGTTGCTGGATGATATTGTTGAGTGTGGGTGGTGACTTGGTGGGGTTGAGGCCTGCTGATAGGAAGTCCAGGCTGATGTTGACAGAGGGGTCGGACCATGTCGACCCTAATGATCCCTGACCTCCGACCTTCTGCTGTTGTCCTATGGGCTGCTGAGACGTCATGCCTCCCAAACTCTGAGAAAAATCATAATTATTTTACATTGAGATGAATAAATGATCACTGAGCTTCAAAAATAGAATCAAGAACAATATCtgacataaacagaaaaaactcAAATCCAAAATCAAAGACAAACTGAAAGCAATTAACAGCCCTAAACTGGAATCtctcactttatttttattttttttaatcagagcAAAAAGCATTCTTAAAGTGTGCACTGACATAACATTTTGATTAAGCTCAGATTTCCTTTAATGCAATATTAATTTAGACTATTAATTAGACTACGTACTACACATTGGAAGCTTCTGGGTTATTCATTCAGAAAAATGCATAATTCACAACGTTTTCTTGCAGTTTGCAGGAAACTAGGCCTTCCTGTGATGTGTACCGAACCTACCTGTTGAGAGCGAGAAAGGGGCATGGTGGTCATAGCAACAGGTGCTCCTGGCGTCGCTCCTCCCAGGGAGAAAGTCATACTCTGAGAGGCACTCAGTGTTGTATGCGGATTGGTTAGTTGATGGTTGACCCCACCCATCAGGTCAAAGAGCTCAGCAGAAGGTGGGATGGAAGCAGGATTAGACGCTGGAGCTGAAGGTGATGGGGCGCTGCCAAAGAGGTCTGTGGTGGGCTGCGAGGGACCAGAGCTAGATGAAGCAGGTGGATTTGAGAAGGCGTTCCAGTCTCCAAATTCTCCATTTCCATTGGATGATGCAGCAGCTGGACACAAGAGATACGAGTGATGAGTTTGATTGCGATTGTAACATTCATAAATACAGTCAAAATAAAGAATGTACAACAAGGTTTTTTTGTCAAGGTGGACCTCGTTTGGACTTGTTCTGACAGGGTACATTTCAGCAATGAGAACTGCTACAGGAGGAGCAAAGAGGGGAAAGACTTAAGAGAGTTTACCGGTGGAGGTTGGCAGGCTGGCAGAGGCCGCAGGAGAGGAGAAGTCAGCAAAGCCACCAATGAGGTCTGGATTACCACCTGGataaatggacacacacacacacacacacacacacacacacacacacacacacacacacacacacacacacacacacacacacacacacacacacacacacacacacacacacacacacacaaaaatcaaaggagtaaaacaatgaaagacactttttttttttccttatttgtgtGATGTTACAGTTTGTCATTACCTGTCGCagtgctctgattggctgaggggTCGATCACCAACAGGTCAGCTAAACCGCTACTGGAGGACTGCCTGACTGAAGACTTGAGAGAGAAGTAGAGACAGTGATTAAACATGTCCTATTGAAAATTTAACTCACatctgggagtgtgtgtgtgtgtgtgtgtgtgtgtgtgtgtgtgtgtgtgtgtgtgtgtgtgtgtgtgtggtgtgtaccTTCTCCTCAGGGCTCCCGTCTCCAGTGTAGTGGGCAGCAGCACCCAGGTCCAGAGTCTTGTTGCTTGTCGCTCCGCTGCGTTTCcgtgtggtggtggttgtggttTCTGTCGCTTGTGTGATCTGGATGCTCTTTGTCGTGACAGTTTCCTCCTCATCTTTGAACTCAAGAGTGTCCTGTCTACCGTTTCTTGACGCTCGGTCCTCCTCATTGTCACTATGGCAACCATATAAAGGATGTATTAGAAGCAGCACAGGAGATTGAATGTCTGTGCTTGCACTTTGTCATGCATTGTCATCGTGTTATGTAATAGATAATCCAAGATACCACAGGTTGTAAACACATGGCACAGAGCCATAAAACCATCTGATGAGCAATGAGCGGGTCGTTCTTTGcatcatttcatctttttttctgcgTTAAAATAGGCAAGCCAATCAGCTAATAATAACACTTACAATGCACAAGAAAGCATGTAGCATTTTTAGCATACACCCTCAGaccattttaaaagaaacatttgctCAGATCATGGTATAAacatgtgtaaatgtgcacaTGGATACTGTCAGCGTTTATGATCACCTGATCCTGTCGGGGGAGTCGTCTCGTTCCTTCTTCCTGAACTTGTTGAGTGTGTCGTCGATGGTGCTGCCTATTTTGTCACTGATCTCTCCGAGCTTCTCGCTAAAGGGGAAAGCTCCTCTGCTCTTATCCCAGTCCTCATCCCACTTACTCCGATCCAGCTCATTAGCTGGAGGGAAGAAGAcaagagaaacagaaatgaacaaaaagagAAGCATAGTGAATTTGCAGCTATCCATTAAAAGGCTCATA
This Scomber scombrus chromosome 14, fScoSco1.1, whole genome shotgun sequence DNA region includes the following protein-coding sequences:
- the LOC133993785 gene encoding clathrin interactor 1-like; translated protein: MLNMWKVRELVDKATNVVMNYSEIESKVREATNDDPWGPSGQLMGEIAKSTFMYEQFPEVMNMLWTRMLKDNKKNWRRVYKALLLLAYLIRNGSERVVTSAREHIYDLRSLENYHLIDENGKDQGINVRQKVKEMVEFIQDDDRLREERKKAKKNKDKYIGVSSDSMGGGGGGGVNSNELDRSKWDEDWDKSRGAFPFSEKLGEISDKIGSTIDDTLNKFRKKERDDSPDRISDNEEDRASRNGRQDTLEFKDEEETVTTKSIQITQATETTTTTTRKRSGATSNKTLDLGAAAHYTGDGSPEEKSSVRQSSSSGLADLLVIDPSANQSTATGGNPDLIGGFADFSSPAASASLPTSTAAASSNGNGEFGDWNAFSNPPASSSSGPSQPTTDLFGSAPSPSAPASNPASIPPSAELFDLMGGVNHQLTNPHTTLSASQSMTFSLGGATPGAPVAMTTMPLSRSQQSLGGMTSQQPIGQQQKVGGQGSLGSTWSDPSVNISLDFLSAGLNPTKSPPTLNNIIQQQGVPPVNLLAQNFGGLNLSSPPHVTPIRPPANPMMAGNTMMMGMPTSVATGMPASMTTGMPPSMTTGTMGMGGLPVNQGMMGMNMSMNMGMAAPVMMGGMTGMGVPGVGMGLTHSITPAVGQPKQDAFANFGNFGK